ATTTAAAGCTAGCTAGAAATTTAAACGCGCCTGTTTTTGACGAAAACGCAAGCGAGCTAAAGGCGCTAAATTTAAACTCAAAGCTTCTAATAACTGATAAATTTGATGAAATTTTAAGCTATGAGCACGAGATCATCACGCCATTTAAATTTCAAAGCTTGCTTCTAAAAAGAGCTAAAGCGGCAAACAAAACCGTCGTTTTGCCTGAAAGTGATGATGAGAGAATTTTAAAAGCAGCTCACATCGTGCTAGAAAAAGGTGCGGCAAATATCATCTTGCTAGGCCTTGAGAGTGAAATTTCAAAAAAGGCAGCCACTTTGGGGCTAAATTTAAGCAAAGCCAAAGTGCTAAACCCAGCACAAAATGAGCTAACAGACAAATTTGCAAAGAAAATTTATGAGCTAAGAAAGCATAAAGGAATGGATGAAGACAAGGCAAACGCGCTTGCAAAAGATAAAATTTACTTTGCCACGATGATAATACATGAAGGCATAGCAGATGCCTTGGTAAGTGGCGCTACGATGAGTACGGCTGATACGATCCGCCCAGCCCTTCAGATCATAAAAACAAAGCCAAATGTAAGCGTGGTAAGCGGGGCATTTTTCATGGCGCTTGAAGAAGAAATTTCACTCTTTGCAGACTGCGCCGTCACGCCAAATCCAAGCGCAGACGAGCTAGCTAGCATCACGCTAAGTAGCGCTCAAACAGCAAGTGCCTTTGGACTTAATCCAAAGATCGCCATGCTAAGCTACTCAACAGCTGATAGTGGCAGCGGGGCCGATGTGGAGTTTGTAAAAGAGGCTGCCAAAAAAGCAAGCGAGCTTGATGCAAATTTAAAAATAGCTGCACCAATTCAGTTTGACGCGGCAGTTGATCTAAGCGTGGCTAGCAAAAAGATGCCAAATTCTGATGTGGCTGGGCAGGCAAATGTATTTATATTTCCAAATTTAAACTGCGGAAACATCTGCTACAAAGCAGTTCAGCGAAGTGCAAATGCCCTAGCGGTGGGTCCTATCCTTCAAGGGCTAAAAAAGCCAGTAAATGACCTAAGCCGTGGCTGCCTCGTCGAAGACGTGGTAAATACCATCTTAATAAGCGCGATACAAGCAGGAGAGTGATATGAGAATTTTAGTTTTAAACTCAGGTAGCAGCTCGATAAAATTTCAGCTTTTTGAAATGCAGACAAAAACAAGCCTAGCAAGCGGTCTAGTCGAGCAAATCGGCAGCTCTAGCTCAAGGGCGGTGCTAAAGGCAAATGGCGAAGTTTATGAGATAAAACGCTTCATAAAAGACCACCACGACGGACTTGAAGCGATGAACGAACTCTTTACCACCTCGCATACGCTGCACGATCTAAGCGAGCTTGACGGCATCGGACACAGGATAGTGCATGGCGGCGAGAGCTTTTTTAGCTCGATGATCGTTGATGAAAGCGTCATCAAAAAGATCGAGGAGATAAGCCCACTAGCCCCACTTCACAACCCAGGGCACCTTGCTGGCATCAAAAACGCGATGAAAGAGAGCAAAAATGTGCCTCACGTGGTCGTTTTTGACACAGTGTTTCATCAAAGCATGCCAGAGTACGCCTACCGCTATGCCCTACCCTACGACGTTTGCAAGACTCATCACATCAGAAAATACGGCTTTCATGGCACTTCGCACAGATATGTCTGCAAGCAAGCGGCAAAAATGCTTGGCATAGAGTTTGATAAATTTAACGCTATCTCGCTTCATCTAGGCAACGGCGCCTCAGCTTGTGCTGTGCAAAATGGCAAAAGCATCGACACTTCGATGGGTCTTAGCCCACTTGAAGGGCTCATAATGGGCACAAGAAGCGGCGATATGGACCCAGCCGTGGTCATCTATCTGCTAAATATCGGCGTTTTAAAGTGGAACGAGATCGATAATTTTTTAAACAAAAAGAGCGGACTTTTTGGAATTTGTGGCTCAAGCGACATGAGAGAGGTCGTAGCTAAGATGCAAAACGACGAGCGCGCAAAGCTTGCATTTGAGATGTTTTGCTACCGAGTGAAAAAGTATATCGGCTCATACTACGCCATTTTAGGGCGTGTTGATGCGCTCATATTTACTGGCGGTATCGGCGAAAATGCGCCAAACACAAGGCAAAAAATTTGTGATGATCTAAAGCATCTTGGTATCCACATCAACCACGAGCTAAATTTCTCAAACGAGCGAGGCGAGAGGTGCATAGATGAAGAAGGCGCTAAGATAAAAACGCTCATCATCCCAACCAACGAAGAGCTTGAGATCGCCATAGAGACAGCCAGAGTGATAAAAGAGAGAACGCTTTAAGCATGAAATTCCCGCTTGACTGCAAAGATAGTTTTGAAAACTCATTTATATTTTGGCTAACTCGCTATGTCAAATTTAAACTTAGCTCGCTTTCAAACAAGGAGCTAAGAGATCCAAAGGCGCTTGCAAGTGTAAATTTCGCCCTAAGCCGCGAGATAAAAAACATAGAGCAGCTTGATGGGCTGGTAAAAAGCGCTAGAAATGCAGGACTAACTGGCATAAATACCTACTTTAATCCGCTTAAAAAGATATACGAGACGATGAAATTTTATGAGCTTAGCAGCCTAAAGCAGATCGATGAAGAGTTGCTAAGTGAAATTTTAGCAAGCACGACTGGCGGACTAAGTGATGCGAGCAAGAAAAACTACAGAATTTCAGTGATAAATTTCTTTGCCTTTTTAGACAAACAAAACGAAGAAGACGGCAAGGCTCATGTTTTTGATATAAATTTAAAAAACTGGGGCGGCGTTAGTGGCAACAAAGGGCAAAAACTGCCTGAGTTTATGGGCGAAGAGGAGGTTAAGAAATTTCTTGATGCGATCGAGCAGAGCGACTTTAAGCAAAACTCAAACCGCAATAAGCTCATCATAAAAATCATCATCTTTACTGGCATTCGTGTGAGCGAGGCGCTAAATTTAAAGAGAAAAGATATCACTGAAGATGGTGATCTTTTTATCATTAGAATTCGTGGCAAAGGCAACAAATACCGCATCGTAATGATAAAGCGCCACCTCATAGAAGCGCACCTAGACGCGATCGCGATAAACTACATCAATAAAGAGGGCTATCTTTTTATAAATAAAAAAGGCACGAGGCTCACACAAGCTTATGTTAGCCGTATCGTGGAGCAAATTTTATTTAAAGCTGGTATCAGAAAAGAGAAAAACGGCGCTCACATGCTGCGCCACACCTTTGCAACGATGCTTTATAAAAAGCAAAAAGACCTTGTGCTCGTGCAAGAAGCTCTTGGGCATGCAAGCCTAAATACCTCACGAATTTACACGCACTTTGATAGTGACAAGCTAAAACTAGCTGCCAAAGTGGCTGAGGACTTGGCAAATGAGTAAATTTAAATCAAATTGTATAGATTATTGGGAGAGAAAATGAACGCAAATTCTATCATTTCGTTATTACAAGACAAGCTACCAAAGGACTTTGCCCTGCTAAAAATGCTAGAAAATAAACTAGACGCACTTGATGAGAAAAGGCTTGATGAGCTGGCGCAAAAGATACCGATCTTAAATTTAAAGTCGCCTATCTTTGTCTTTTGGGTGGGGAGCTTCATCTTTGGTGCGCTTGGCGTAAAGCACTTTATGACGAGGCAAATTTAGCTTAAAGCCCAAGCAATCCAAAGGCAAACGCCTATACACTCTCAACTTTATAACGAGGCAAATTTGGCTTGGAGCGCTAAAACTAGCCATTTTTTTAGCCAATGCCGTCCTTTTTATTTTCATAATCAGTGCGACACCTAACCCAGTTGCAAACGTTACAAACGAATATCTGCAAAATACCATTAGACTAATCGGAGTAAATACCTTTATAGCTGGTATCTTGGGCGTTGTCATACCCATTTGATAATTGCCTATCTTTCTAATCAGCAGTGCCGTAAGAAAGCAAATTTAGAAAAAAATTTAAAAGCTATAGACAAGCAAGCTCAAAAACTACTTTGCCTCGCGATATAAAATTTAAAACCCCTGCTTATATAACGCAAGATGTGGCTTGCCTTTATGCCTCTTTTGTATTAGCCGCTTTCAAAAAGGCGGCAAGACATTGAGCTTTTTAAATTTAAAATTTTAAATTTGATATGAAATTTAACCTGCTCGCAAAGTCAAATTTGACTATTTTTTTGCCTTTTGCTCTTCTAAATTTTCCATAGTCTTATTTGCCTCTTGCTCTTTAAACTCTTCAAAAAGCTCATCATACCTAGCCTTAGCATTTTCGTATACGCCAGATGGCAAGGTGATATTTAGATCGTCCTTTAGGCTTATGACGTCATCGCAGGCGTTTTGATAGCCAAGGTCGCAGCTTTTCATAAAATAGCTCACGCTAAGCTCGATATTTGAGTGCTTTTTTAGATCACTATCCATCTGCTCGTTTATCTCTTCATTTACAAACATATCGCCCAAAGCCTCGCACGAAAGCACATCTTTTTGCTCACAACCATCGTAAAAAATTTCATACGCAGTTGCGTAGTCTCCGGCGCTTCTAGCCTCATTGCCCCTGTCGTAGTCATCGATGTCAAAGCTAGAAGCTAAGCTTAAGATTAGAGCTAAAAAAACTATCTTTTTCATATAAAACTCGGTGCGTCGTTTGAAAATAGTATAAGATCGCCAGCATGCGTGTTTTGGGCTAAAATTTCTTGCATTTTGTTCTTGTCCTTTAGGATGATGATCTTTGGCTTTACGATATGTTTTAGTAAAGTTTGCGCGTTTAGCGAGCTTGTGATGATGACTAGGTCGAAAATTTCATTTATTACCTTGGCCAAATTTGCATTTTGCTCCGCATCGCTCTCAACGATACCAGGCGTTAGCAGCACTTTTCTGCCAGCGTAGGTGCTTACTAGCTCGTAACTTGCGCTCATGCCTGAGAAATTTCCATTGAAGCTATCGTCTATTATCAGCTTGCCGCCAGCCTCGATCTTGCTTAGGCGGTGCTCGACGTTTTTCATCTTAGATAGCGCACTATCTATCGCTTCATCGCTCATTTTTAGGTATCTTGCCACCTTGATGCAAACGGCTAAATTTGTAGCGTTAAATTTACCAAGAAGCGGCGAGGCGTAGTTTTTGCCATCAAGCGTAAA
Above is a window of Campylobacter concisus DNA encoding:
- the pta gene encoding phosphate acetyltransferase produces the protein MKSCYIFSDKNLAYLQEIIATKFKKVEIFKITPDENDKKNLINLNEKEFFLKFIDKFEELKERSDFVIVVGCEGFSVFGKSELNLKLARNLNAPVFDENASELKALNLNSKLLITDKFDEILSYEHEIITPFKFQSLLLKRAKAANKTVVLPESDDERILKAAHIVLEKGAANIILLGLESEISKKAATLGLNLSKAKVLNPAQNELTDKFAKKIYELRKHKGMDEDKANALAKDKIYFATMIIHEGIADALVSGATMSTADTIRPALQIIKTKPNVSVVSGAFFMALEEEISLFADCAVTPNPSADELASITLSSAQTASAFGLNPKIAMLSYSTADSGSGADVEFVKEAAKKASELDANLKIAAPIQFDAAVDLSVASKKMPNSDVAGQANVFIFPNLNCGNICYKAVQRSANALAVGPILQGLKKPVNDLSRGCLVEDVVNTILISAIQAGE
- a CDS encoding acetate kinase, with product MRILVLNSGSSSIKFQLFEMQTKTSLASGLVEQIGSSSSRAVLKANGEVYEIKRFIKDHHDGLEAMNELFTTSHTLHDLSELDGIGHRIVHGGESFFSSMIVDESVIKKIEEISPLAPLHNPGHLAGIKNAMKESKNVPHVVVFDTVFHQSMPEYAYRYALPYDVCKTHHIRKYGFHGTSHRYVCKQAAKMLGIEFDKFNAISLHLGNGASACAVQNGKSIDTSMGLSPLEGLIMGTRSGDMDPAVVIYLLNIGVLKWNEIDNFLNKKSGLFGICGSSDMREVVAKMQNDERAKLAFEMFCYRVKKYIGSYYAILGRVDALIFTGGIGENAPNTRQKICDDLKHLGIHINHELNFSNERGERCIDEEGAKIKTLIIPTNEELEIAIETARVIKERTL
- a CDS encoding tyrosine-type recombinase/integrase; translation: MKFPLDCKDSFENSFIFWLTRYVKFKLSSLSNKELRDPKALASVNFALSREIKNIEQLDGLVKSARNAGLTGINTYFNPLKKIYETMKFYELSSLKQIDEELLSEILASTTGGLSDASKKNYRISVINFFAFLDKQNEEDGKAHVFDINLKNWGGVSGNKGQKLPEFMGEEEVKKFLDAIEQSDFKQNSNRNKLIIKIIIFTGIRVSEALNLKRKDITEDGDLFIIRIRGKGNKYRIVMIKRHLIEAHLDAIAINYINKEGYLFINKKGTRLTQAYVSRIVEQILFKAGIRKEKNGAHMLRHTFATMLYKKQKDLVLVQEALGHASLNTSRIYTHFDSDKLKLAAKVAEDLANE